TTACCAATTTAGATTTTCTTCCTTTAGCACCTCATCCCGGATTATTTTTAAGGCCTTCTCAAGGAGAACCTCATCAGGAATGGAGGCCTCCTCTGTGTTAAAATAGGGAACATTACCTTCTTTGATATCAGCCCTTAAGCCCTCAAGGTCATAAGCAAGGAGATAAATTAGATCTAAGAGGTCTCCTGTAAGGGGGGTATCAGCAAATCTCTGCCTCTTTAAAACTACTTCTCCCCAGAGGTCATTAAAATGATGGTAAGGGAGAAGCCCCTGTTCTTTAAGAAAATCCTTTACTTTAATGGGGCGGTTTTCATAGTGCCCTTTACAGTGGGTTTCCCGAATGATCTTATAAAGTTCTATCTTTTCTCCCTTTTCATTTTCTGCAAAGTAACGGGCTAAAGGATAGGTTCGGCAGGCTGAAGGCCTATCTGGATAGACCTTACAGCCCTCTTTTTCATCTAAAAAAGGACAGGAATAGTCATAGGGATTCATGTTAATTGAAATAACAGGAAGCTGGGTTACCTCTCCAATAAAAAATTCTCCATACTTTTCAATAAGTTCTTCTGTTGAAAGCCCTAAGCTCTTTTTTAACCTCAAAAGATCATAGGGGGAAAGGATAAGTTTTACATCATAACAACACTTATTAAAACAGACTATACCTTTGTAACATCTAAAGGGAAACTCATCCTCCAAGGTAAGATCCTTGGGGTCAAAAACTATATTATAATGAGGGATATGCATTATTCAGCTACCTCTCCCTCGGTTGTAAATTTAGGTTTTCCTGTATCTACCAGCTGAAATCTATCTTTAAGTTTTTCAAGAACCTTGGGTAGAGTTGTGTATTCCATCTCTTCAGGGGGTAGTCTGTGAGGTTCAAAGATACCTTGTCTGCGCAAGTAATTAGCCATGTGGCTGGCATCTGTTCTGGCTTGATCAAAGGCTGGGTCATCAAAGAGATCAACAGGGCCGATTAAGTTGCCATTGCAGATCTGATATCCAGCGGCAATTACTCTGGGAGGACCATCAAAACGGGTGGGTTTGGCCTGGGCAAAGGAAACCGGCATAAGGGGACCGGTATGGGAGCCTCTCATCCAGCCTTCAACAAACCAGGGTCTTGCAAAGGGCTCTAAGGCTTCACCTACCGCTGGGAAACCGCTCTGACACCTGACAATGAGAACTGGATCGTCTTTGCCTACATATCTCCCTGCAGTCAGAGAAAGCTTTTGAGTTGAGGCTGAGGCTCCAATCTCTCCATCTTTTTTTCTAAAAACGGATCTTACACAGTATCTACTGGTTGCCCCGATAAAGACCATTAAATCATAAAGCTCTTCAGGTGTGCTTAGCTTTATACTCATTCCGCTATAGACATCTAAAACCTCAAAGATAAAGCCATCATGCATAGAGGGATCAATAACAAGCCCTGCTGTATTCATAGGATCTGCAAACATCTCATAGAGGGGAAGATTCCAGGCACTTGGAGAGGTCTTGTCAGCAAAAAAGACAATCACAGGTTCACTTTTCCTTTCTTCAAATTCCATTTCTGCAACTCCTGGACCCATGCCTTTTACATTTCCGGAAAAGGCATCGGTTAAAAGGTCTTGCCCAGCTCCATACATCTTGAGTTTTTTAGCTACCTCAGTTCCTTCTTTAAAGGCATTCCAAGCCACTTCATGCACTTCGGAAGAATCAAGCCCTTTGGTATGGGTCATAACTAAGGCTATGTCATCACCACAGACAATAACAGAAACATCTTTAATAAGACCATTATCCTTGGCCTCTAAGGCCACTTCTTTGACTCTGTTTAACACCTCGGGATGAACAGAAGAATGCCCTACAAAACCACCAATATCAGCCTTGATAACCGAGAGTGTAATCTTCATAAGCCCCTCCTTTCTAAGGAATTTT
This window of the Caldimicrobium thiodismutans genome carries:
- a CDS encoding YkgJ family cysteine cluster protein, coding for MHIPHYNIVFDPKDLTLEDEFPFRCYKGIVCFNKCCYDVKLILSPYDLLRLKKSLGLSTEELIEKYGEFFIGEVTQLPVISINMNPYDYSCPFLDEKEGCKVYPDRPSACRTYPLARYFAENEKGEKIELYKIIRETHCKGHYENRPIKVKDFLKEQGLLPYHHFNDLWGEVVLKRQRFADTPLTGDLLDLIYLLAYDLEGLRADIKEGNVPYFNTEEASIPDEVLLEKALKIIRDEVLKEENLNW
- the fbp gene encoding fructose-1,6-bisphosphate aldolase/phosphatase, whose translation is MKITLSVIKADIGGFVGHSSVHPEVLNRVKEVALEAKDNGLIKDVSVIVCGDDIALVMTHTKGLDSSEVHEVAWNAFKEGTEVAKKLKMYGAGQDLLTDAFSGNVKGMGPGVAEMEFEERKSEPVIVFFADKTSPSAWNLPLYEMFADPMNTAGLVIDPSMHDGFIFEVLDVYSGMSIKLSTPEELYDLMVFIGATSRYCVRSVFRKKDGEIGASASTQKLSLTAGRYVGKDDPVLIVRCQSGFPAVGEALEPFARPWFVEGWMRGSHTGPLMPVSFAQAKPTRFDGPPRVIAAGYQICNGNLIGPVDLFDDPAFDQARTDASHMANYLRRQGIFEPHRLPPEEMEYTTLPKVLEKLKDRFQLVDTGKPKFTTEGEVAE